The following is a genomic window from Deltaproteobacteria bacterium.
AGAGCCCGATGGCGATGGCCTGCTTGGGCGAGCGCGCGCCGTGCTCACCCTCGCGGATGTGGCGCATCTCCTCGTGCACGAACTCGCCGGCCTGCACCGACGGCGACTTGCCCGCGGCGGCGTCGGCGCGCGCCCGGTCGATCACCCACTTCCCTGGCATGGCTCCTCCGAAGCGCGCTCAGTGGCGCTTGAAGTACTGCACCGCCCGCTCGTGTCGCAGCGCGGCCTCGCGGGTGGGGAAGGTGCCGAGGTTTCGCCGCTTGCCCGTGCGCGGGTTCTTCTTGCGCGAGTACAGCCGGAACCGGCCCGTGGACAGCTTGCGGATCATCGCGACACCTCGGCCCAAACCGTAGGGCGCCGATGTCGGGAAGGCTCGCCTGCTCGGATGCTCCTGCGATCTCCGGATGTTGGTCGCCTTCAGATTTCGTGAATCTGCCGCCGGGGCCGCGACACGTAGCCATGCGGGCGGACGGAGCGGCCGATGCTCTCGGTGGTGGCGGTGCTGCAGCTCACACTGGCGGTGGCTGGCGACGCGCCGGCGCCGGTGCCGGTGGTGCGCGCCGACGATGCCCAGCCGGTGGTTCTCTCGTTCTCGGGCCCGAAGTTCGGCGCCGCCCTCGACGTCGGCCTGCCCACGGGGATTCAGCTCGCGCCGTACGTGCGCCCGCTCGAGTGGCTGCAGCTCGACCTGGCGCTCGCACACGACGGCGCCGCCTTCGGCCTGGGCGGCGGGCTCACGCTGGGCGCGCTGGAGTCGTCGTTCACGCCCACCCTGAGCGTGGATGGCGGACACTTCTTCCGCGGCGACCCCTCCGGAAACCTCGGCTCGGTCACCGGCCTGAACCTCGCGAAGTACACCTGGGCCAAGCAGTTCGACTTCGATCATGTCGAGGCCCAGGCAGGCGTCCTCTTCGGCTGGCCGAGCGCGCGCTTCTACGTGCGCGCGGGCATCAGCTACCTGCACGCGACGCTGCACGACTTCCAGGCCTCGCTGCAGTCGGCGACCCACGACACCACCCTCACCGCCGCCGATCCCACCCTCACCGCGATCGCTCCCTCGGCGCGCGCGGGCATGATGGTGAGCTTCTGATGCGCGCCCTCGTGCTCAGCGCGCTGGTGCTGGTGGGCTGCGGCGCCACCATCGACGAGCCGTCCATCTGCAAGACGCTGAAGGACCAGGCCGTCCCCGGTGCGGTGGGACTGAAGGCGATCACCGTGCCCGTGGCGCTCGATCTCCGGCCCGAGCTCAAGACCCTGGGCGTGACCGAGGGCCGCGCCGAGCTCTCGCAGGTCACGCTGCACGTGGTCGACGGCGTGAGCGATCTCGGCTTCCTCACTTCACTCCGGGTGAACCTGCTCCAGCCCAGCGACGGCGGCGAGCTGCAGCTCATCGACTACGAGGGCGTCACCGCGCCCACCACGCTGGTGCTCGACGGCGGCGGCGGCGACATCCTCCCCGAGGCGCTCGCGGGGCCCCTGCAGATGCAGCTCTCGCTGGTGGGCGATCTGCCGGAGAGCACCTGGCACGCCGACGTGAGCGTGTGCCTCTCGGCGCAGGCCGACGTCGGGCTCAAGCTCTAGCGTCGGGCGCTGCGCGCCTGCTCATCGGCGAGCCGCAAATGAAAGTCGGCCGCGTGGAAGAAGACCAGCTTCACGTCGCCGGCCACGATCTCGTCGCCCGTGGTCAGCGTGCGCGGCGTCGGGGTGAGCGGTGCGCCGCGGTGCGAGGCAGGCTGCGCGTCCTGCCCCAGCGCCACCGCGTACACGCCCGGCCCGGTGCAGCTCAGCGCCAGCTGCCGACGCGAGAACGTCGCGTGGTCGATGAGCAGCTCACAGTCCTTGTGGCGCCCCGCGGTGAGCTGCTGGCCTGGCGCCATCACCAGCTCGTAGCAGAGCGCGTCGCCCGCTTTGGGCATGTTCCCGCGCGAGGAGCCCATGGTGCTGTGCTCTTCGGCGTCGCGCGCCGGCGGCGCCCACTTGTCGGGCTCCCACACCAGCCAGCCGCCCTTGTAGCGCCGCGCAAACTCCGCCGGCGAGTGCGCGTAGTGCACCGTGAGGAACGAGAGCAGCGACGCGCGCGCGGTCGGAGGGAGGGCCACGACCGGATTCTATCGCGATCGCCGCGCGCCGAGCACACCAGCGCCCACCGGGGACCGCACGGCGCAATGTAACCTTTTGGTTCACAAGCCCGGGAACGAAATGGTCATCGCCTGCCAGGGCGGCGGGTTGGCCGTGTTCATGAGCAGCTCGGACTGAGGGGCCCTGGCATCAAGACGCGAAATTCGTTAATGGGCGGCGCCCCAGGAGCTGCCCATGCGTTCGACCACCCTCGCCGCGTTCTGCCTCGCGCTCATCGCCCTCGCCGGCTGCCAGAAGACCCGCGCCGGCGCCTGCGGCAGCGACGCCGACTGCGCCCACAGCCCGCTCGGCACCAAGTGCTCCGCGAGCAACAAGGTCTGCGTGCAGTGCACCATCGGCTCGGAGTGCCCGAGCGGCGTGTGCCGCTCGAACGGGACCTGCGCCGCGTGCGGCCCGAACGTGGCCTGCCTCGCCGGCCAGACCTGCGACGCCGCGAGCGGCACCTGCCAGGCGAGCTGTCCCTCGTGCACGGCCGGCCTGCACTGCCTGGCCGGCAGCGACACCTGCGTGGCCTGCCTGAAAGACGGCGACTGCGCGGCGGGCCAGACCTGCGGCGCCGATCACACCTGCCACGCCGGCTGCGACGCGCAGCACCAGGCCTGCAGCGGCAGCCAGGTCTGCGACGTGGACGCGGGCAGCTGCGTGGCCTGCAACACCGGCGGCGACTGCACCGCCGCGACGCCGGTCTGCGACCCCTCGACGCACACCTGCGTGGTCTGCGACGTGGACGGCGACTGCCCCGGGGGCCAGGTCTGCGGCAGCGACCACACCTGCCACGCGGGCTGCAACGCGGGCCATCCGGGCTGCACCACGGGCCAGGTCTGCGACACCGACGGAGGCGACTGCGTGGCCTGCGTGTCGAACTCGGACTGCGGAAGCGCCACGCCCGTCTGCGATCCGTCCACGCACACCTGCGTGGGCTGCGACACCAACACCGACTGCCGCGGCGCCACGCCCATCTGCGACGGCTCGACCCACACCTGCGTGGGCTGCGACGTGGACGGCGACTGCCCCGCGGGC
Proteins encoded in this region:
- a CDS encoding FHA domain-containing protein, with protein sequence MALPPTARASLLSFLTVHYAHSPAEFARRYKGGWLVWEPDKWAPPARDAEEHSTMGSSRGNMPKAGDALCYELVMAPGQQLTAGRHKDCELLIDHATFSRRQLALSCTGPGVYAVALGQDAQPASHRGAPLTPTPRTLTTGDEIVAGDVKLVFFHAADFHLRLADEQARSARR